In Gopherus evgoodei ecotype Sinaloan lineage chromosome 10, rGopEvg1_v1.p, whole genome shotgun sequence, a single window of DNA contains:
- the CDIP1 gene encoding cell death-inducing p53-target protein 1, which produces MSSDPPPPYPGGPSAPLLQEKNGPPSMSDGVSAAGVQPHGMPVPPSDFGPPPYEPPLQPGYIPAPVSADGSMPYTPHGYYPPPGPHPPMGYYPAAGHYPSPGGHTAAVIVPSGAATTVTVLQGEIFQGSPVQTVCPHCQQAITTAITHEIGLMNFLLGFFCCFVGCDLGCCLIPCLIDDFKDVTHTCPNCKAYIYTYKRMC; this is translated from the exons ATGTCCAGTGACCCGCCCCCACCCTACCCAGGGGGACCTTCTGCACCGCTACTACAAGAGAAGAATGGCCCACCCAGCATGTCAG ACGGAGTCTCTGCTGCTGGAGTCCAGCCCCATGGGATGCCTGTGCCCCCTTCAGATTTTGGGCCACCCCCGTACGAGCCACCCCTGCAGCCAGGGTACATCCCTGCTCCCGTTTCTGCAGATGGCTCTATGCCCTACACGCCCCATG GTTATTATccacccccaggacctcaccctcCCATGGGCTATTACCCGGCTGCGGGACATTACCCCTCTCCTGGTGGCCACACAGCAGCTGTCATTGTACCGTCGGGGGCTGCAACCACCGTCACCGTGCTGCAGGGAGAAATATTCCAGGGCAGCCCCGTGCAGACAGTGTGTCCTCACTGCCAGCAGGCCATCACCACTGCGATTACACATGAGATAGGGCTTATGAACTTCCTCCTCGGCTTCTTCTGCTGCTTTGTCGG ATGTGATCTGGGCTGCTGCTTGATTCCATGTTTAATAGATGACTTCAAGGATGTGACCCACACTTGTCCTAACTGCAAAGCCTATATCTACACATACAAGCGCATGTGCTAA